The Daucus carota subsp. sativus chromosome 9, DH1 v3.0, whole genome shotgun sequence genome window below encodes:
- the LOC135149707 gene encoding cullin-3A-like, whose amino-acid sequence MVLHNFGEMLYTGVESTMTDHLKEISKGLEEAKDDLFLEEVHRNWVDHKKALQKIHDILRYMDRTYIPDNHKTPVLKLGMDLWRDVVLLSPNINTRLLDTPGLVNMLMGDKLEDLRKMYNLFCGVPDGLSMMEAVMASHLRETGEQLVTDRERARNPVKFVKFLLDVKEKYDNIIYLAFSDDKTFQNAFDSSFESIFNLNPHSAEFVSLFLDHTLRKGLKAVSEENVEAALNKIVVLLRYLKEKDVFEKYYKQHLAQRLLSGKYVSENAERSLILMLKAEFGYQFTLKLERMLADMVTSQETMQGFYWSHDAELVDSPTLVVQVMTTGSWPPQPTVTCNLPAEISALCEKFRSYYLGIHAGRRLSWQTNMGTAVLKAIFGKGQEHQLTVSTYQMCVLMMFNNADQYSYREIEEAAEIPPSDLKRSLHSLACVEGKNVLKKDPDTKDVSEGDLFSVNENFTGKRYKLTIRTASAQKDSDSEKLEIRQRVEKNRKHHIDAAIVRIMKSRRVLDHTDIIVEVTKHLQSRFLPDPIVIGRRIEDLIEREYLERDGTQRNLYRYLA is encoded by the coding sequence ATGGTATTGCACAACTTTGGCGAGATGCTGTATACAGGGGTAGAGTCCACTATGACTGACCACCTAAAAGAGATTTCAAAAGGTTTAGAAGAGGCCAAAGATGATTTGTTTCTGGAGGAAGTCCACAGAAATTGGGTTGATCATAAGAAAGCTTTGCAGAAGATCCATGACATTCTGAGATACATGGACAGGACTTATATTCCAGATAACCATAAAACCCCTGTACTTAAGCTTGGCATGGATCTTTGGAGGGACGTCGTTTTACTGTCCCCTAATATTAACACCAGGCTTTTGGATACGCCAGGCTTAGTGAATATGCTTATGGGTGACAAGCTTGAGGACCTGAGAAAAATGTACAATTTGTTTTGCGGGGTTCCAGATGGTCTTTCAATGATGGAGGCTGTGATGGCTTCTCACCTCAGAGAAACCGGTGAACAGCTTGTTACTGATAGGGAAAGGGCAAGAAATCCTGTAAAGTTTGTTAAGTTCCTCTTGGATGTCAAGgagaaatatgataatataatatatctggCATTTAGCGATGATAAGACATTTCAAAATGCTTTTGATTCGTCGTTTGAAAGCATCTTTAATCTGAATCCTCACTCGGCTGAATTCGTCTCATTGTTTCTGGATCATACACTGAGGAAAGGTCTGAAGGCAGTCAGTGAGGAGAATGTTGAGGCCGCCCTTAACAAGATAGTGGTGCTCCTCCGTTACTTAAAGGAGAAAGATGTTTTTGAGAAATACTACAAGCAACACTTAGCTCAACGGCTGTTGTCAGGGAAATATGTTTCTGAAAATGCTGAGAGAAGTCTGATTCTTATGCTAAAGGCTGAATTTGGATATCAGTTCACattaaaattagaaagaatGCTCGCGGATATGGTAACTTCTCAAGAAACAATGCAGGGGTTCTATTGGTCCCATGATGCTGAGCTGGTAGACAGTCCTACATTGGTTGTCCAAGTTATGACGACAGGGTCATGGCCTCCCCAGCCCACTGTCACTTGCAACCTGCCAGCCGAAATTTCAGCTCTCTGTGAGAAGTTCCGCTCTTATTACCTAGGAATTCATGCAGGCCGTAGATTGTCTTGGCAAACAAACATGGGCACAGCTGTCTTGAAGGCAATCTTTGGGAAGGGGCAAGAGCATCAGTTGACTGTATCCACTTATCAGATGTGTGTCCTCATGATGTTCAATAATGCTGATCAGTATAGCTATAGAGAGATCGAGGAGGCTGCAGAGATCCCTCCATCAGACTTAAAGAGGAGCCTGCACTCCTTGGCTTGTGTCGAGGGAAAGAATGTACTGAAAAAAGATCCGGACACCAAGGATGTCAGTGAGGGGGACTTATTTTCCGTgaatgaaaatttcactggcAAAAGGTACAAACTAACTATAAGAACTGCTTCTGCTCAAAAGGATTCTGATTCTGAAAAACTAGAGATAAGGCAGAGGGTGGAGAAAAACCGAAAGCATCATATTGATGCTGCAATAGTACGGATAATGAAATCAAGGCGAGTGCTGGATCATACTGATATCATTGTGGAGGTCACAAAGCATCTGCAGTCAAGATTTCTGCCGGACCCTATAGTGATTGGAAGAAGAATTGAAGATTTGATTGAGCGTGAATATTTGGAGAGGGATGGCACTCAAAGAAACTTGTACCGATATCTTGCCTGA